TATGAATTTGATTATAATGATCCGGAGTTTGCTTGGAGTATGTATTTACTAAGCTTTGATGAAATCCAAACGACCTACGAAAACTTAGCAGGACTTAATGGTGATGACTGCACCTATTTTCCATTGGGATTTGTGCCTATTTTAGGTGATTTTGGCGGAAGTTTTGTTGTCGTAAACTGTATTAAAAACTCCCCTACTTACGGAGCTGTATATAATATTGGAGATGGTGTCGGAGCCAATATGTTGGCAACAGACTTAGCGCATTTTTTCAAAGCAAGTACTGAAGAGCTCACCCAAAAACTACGTTTTTTTGAAGAACCTGAACTATCGGATGCCATAGATGCACGACTATGGTTTGAAGGTGTTGCTAAAATTTTTGGAAATACTCCTTATTTTAGTAGAAAAGGAAATATGGATCAACAAATTATAGATTGGATATAAAAAACATAAAGAATGTTAAAAAAAATTGATCATATTTTAGCCGCATTAGGCAATATGAAAGCTATGAAAAGAACGCATGTAGATACGTATACCGAAGAAAGAATGCGTCAAATTACAGGAGAACAGATTGCTGGAAACAATGAGTTTGGTATTTGGGTGTATCTAACAGAACTAGCAGGATATCAATTTTTAGAATTAACCATGCTTAGCAATGCTGAAATAAAAACATTTAAAGGAATTACTCTTTCTTTTTTAGGAGGAGAACTAGAAATGTATATCGATTCCGATACCAAAGAAATTACATCAGACTACTCTAATGTTTCCAATAGATGGATGACACAAGCGAGCTTTGAAGTGTCCGATGAAGACATTGAGTTTATTCGTAAAAAGGAATATCAAACTTTAAGTATTACTCATAAAAAAAGAACCTTTAATTTTCGAGTGATTACATAACTTCTTTCCAAACTTTTAAACTTGTAAACGCAATAAGTTACAACCGCTGTCCTTTTTCTGTAACTTAGTATCGCTAAAAAATTGGTCTAATACAATCTACAAACGCTATACTATGATGAAATTTAGGAATGCCACAAAAAATGACCTTGAGCACATCGTAGCGATGATAGCCGATGATGAACTAGGAAAAAAAAGAGAAAACTATCAGTTGCCCTTACCTAAAGCATATATTAGTGCTTTTGAACAAATAATTTCTGATAAAAATCAAGAACTTATCGTGGTAGAAAATGAACAAAATGAAATTATAGGTACTTTGCAACTCTCATTTCTTCAGTACTTGACTTATCAAGGAGGAATACGAGCACAAATTGAAGCCGTAAGAATTCGTAAAGACCAAAGAGGAAAAGGTATTGGAAAGAAAATGTTTCTATGGGCTATTGAAAGAGCTAAAGAAAAAGGAGCGCATTTAATACAACTCACTTCAGACAAACAACGACCTAAAGCCATTCAGTTTTATGAAACATTAGGTTTTAAAGCGAGTCATGAAGGAATGAAATTACATTTTGAGTAATTAAAAAAACGTACTTCAAGTAAAGATTAATGTATATTAGACTCCAAAAACTAAACAATTCACATAACTTTTGAACAAACTCAATCCATCTATAAAACACCATGTATGGGTAGGACTCTTTAGTAGTCTTTGGATCTTCATTTTCACTTATGCAATCAAACCTTTCGATAGTGGAAAAGCTGGACTAGAAGCATGGTGGTTGTTTTTAAGTGTTGGTTTTAGTTTGATTACCTTCATAAGCTATTTTATAACTATACTCGTTCAAGATAATATTTATGTACAAATAGAAAAATGGAATGTAGGACTGGAAATAAGCATCTTGTTACTATTTTTTCTATTGAACCATGTATTGAGTTATAGCTATTACAAAAGTCCTTTTTTAAAAGGTATTTGGAATTTCTCAGAGTTTTCTTATGCCTTTTTAAAATCCCTGTTCTTGTTTGCCCCTGTTGTTTTATTTGCAAGATGGTTTATTCTAAGGTTTATTCCTCAAAAAGCAACAATAACTACAACACCAAAAGACCCAATTTTAACAATTAAAGGAGAATATAAACTAGACCTTCTAAAAATCAGACAGTCGGAGTTAATCTGTATTTCGAAATCTCAAAACTATATAGAGGTTTTCTTTGTAGAACAAGAGACTTCAAAATCAAAATTGATTCGATCTTCCCTAAAGAAAATTCAACAGAAACATCCCTTTTTAATACAGGTACATCGCTCACATTTGGTCAATCCAGCACATTTTAAATCTTGGAAAAATACTCAAACACTTTCGCTCACTCATATAGAAATTCCCGTTTCTAAAAATTATAAAAATAATACCGCTGTTTTTCGTACCTAAAATCATCTTTTTTAAATCTAACTGTATATCAAAAGACTTTATAATACACAAAATAAAGAACAACAAGCATCATTCACTTAGCTTCCAAAACCTCTCTTAAGAGCTTTTAACTGCCATCCATCTAATTTTAATTTACTAACTTAGTTGCTTAGGCTTAATTTTAAGTATTACTACATTTTTAACCTTAAAACCTCATCTTATGAAAAAAGTTTTGACACTACTGTTCATTGCTACGGTCTTTTTAAGTTGCTCATCAAACAACAATGATCTAATTCAAGAAGAATCATTAGTGGGAAGATGGCATCTTGTAGGTTTTGAAAAAACAGTACTCTATGAATTTACCAATGATTTAAGACATACTATTTACAGTACCGATGGTAATTTTGGTTCCTTAAGTGATGCCATTCCTAATCCAAATCCTTGGACCTATGACGGAAAGGAATTGACCATTGATTTACACTTCGGAAATTCATTAAAAGCCTCCTTAGATTTTAAATGTAACAACAATGTAGTTCATCTCATTGCATCAAGTGGAACCACCATTTTATATCGAGAAGGCTACAACTATAAAAACTGCACCGAATAACTAACAAAATTCTCCTAACTTTTTATGATTCAATCCTACAAAAAGAAACCTACCCTACAAGAAAATTACGATACTATTATTATTGGCTCTGGAATGGGCGGACTTGCCACAGCAGCGATTCTTGCTAAAGAAGGTCAAAAAGTACTAGTATTAGAACGACATTATACCGCAGGCGGTTTTACCCATATCTTTAAACGTAAAGGTTACGAATGGGATGTAGGAATACACTATATTGGAGAAGTACAACGTGAAAAAAGTTTATTAAAAAAACTATTCGATTATGTTACTGATAGCCAATTAAAATGGCAAGACATGGGCCAAGTATATGATAAGATTGTTATTGGCGATAAACATTATGATTTTGTAAAAGGAGTTAAAAACTTTAAAAAACAAATGATTGCTTACTTCCCAGAAGAAGAACAAGCAATTCATAGCTATGTAGACACAGTTTTTAATGCTGTAAGAGCCAGCAAAAACTATTATATCAGCAAAACTTTGTCTCCTTTTGTCAATAGCCTTGTTGGTGGATATTTACGTAAGCCTTTTCATAAGTATTCCGATAAAACTACCTATCAAGTACTTCGTGAAATGACCGATAACGAAGAGCTCATTAAAGTACTTACAGGACAATATGGTGATTACGGATTACCCCCAAAGCAAAGTAGTTTCTCGATGCATGCCTCTGTAGCACGCCATTATTTTGACGGAGGAAGCTTTCCTATTGGAGGATCTTCTCAGATTGCCAAAACTATTGATCCTGTGATTGAAAAAGCAGGTGGAACTATTTTGGTAAGTGCTGAAGTAGATCAGGTATTGATTGAAAAAGGAAAAGCTACAGGAGTTCAAATGAAAGATGGCAAACAAATTTTGGCTAAAAACATTATTAGCAATGCCGGATTAATTACCACCTATAATAAATTACTTCCACAACAAACGGTAGAAAAGTATCAATTAAAAAAACAATTGCAAAAAGTAAAACCTTCGGTTGCCCATGTAAGTTTGTATATCGGATTAGAAGGTACTCCAGAAGAATTACAAATTCCAACCACCAACTATTGGGTATATCCTGAAAAAGGAGATCATGATAGCTGTGTACAAAATTATTTAGATGATTTATCACAACCTTTTCCTGTTGTATATATGTCTTTCCCATGTGCTAAAGATCCAGATTGGTCGAATCGTTATCCTGGAAAAAGCTCTATAGATATTATCACCTTGGTACCTTATGAAACCTTTGAACAATGGAAAGACTCTTCATGGAAAAAACGTGGTGAGGAATATGAAGATATCAAAGAAACCATTGCACAACGACTGTTACAGGAATTGTACAAACAATTACCTCATTTAGAGGGTAAAATAAGCTATTACGAGCTATCTACTCCTTTAACCACCGAACATTTTGTGAATTACGAAAAAGGTGAAATTTACGGATTAGATCATAGCCCTTCACGATTTAGACAAGGATTTTTAAAACCCAAAACACCTATTAAAAACTTTTACTTAACTGGGCAAGATATTGTTACGGCAGGTGTTGGAGGGGCCTTATTCTCGGGAATCTTATCGGCTACCGCTGTCACAGGAAAAAATATGTTGAAGAAGGTGTTGTAAAATACCTATTTACCTTTTATTATATCGATAAACGTACTTGACCTTTGGGTTCAGTACGTTTTTTTAGTTACATTAGATAATTCTACTTATTGAAAATTAAATAAATTGCATTTATATGAAAAGAATAGTTTATCTATTAATATACACCGTCATTTCAGTAAATTTTTGTTTTTCACAGAAAACACCTATTACATTATATGAACTTGATAAAAAAATAAAAAATTCAGAAAAAGAAAATATTGAAAAGTCTCCTTTTAAATCAGCGCAGTCAATGAATGCTAGGTTACATTTTTTTACTTACGAATTTAGAAAAGTATATCTCAAAGAATTTATCTACCTGAGAAATAAACATCCAGAAAAAGAAATTTTGCTTGTTGAGTCTTTTAGTCATAGCTGCTCAAATTGTGCTCCAAGTTATATTCAAATATACAACGGTAAAGATTATTTGTTTTACGATGTCGTATTAGAAAACGGCCGCTCTAAATTAAAAAAAAGGATGAATAATGAAATTAGTAAATATTTAGATGCCGATATAATTGAAATTTATGAAAATAGAAATCAAAAAGTAAACTGGAATTCAAATCCAGAAAAATATGGAACAGAAATATGCTTCGATGGTTCTCATTCTCTTTATCATATGCTTTACCCCAATAAAAAAGTTGTGAGCATGTACATGAGATGTTGGATTAGCAAAGAAAACAGAAAAAATCATGAATAAACAAAATCATTTATACCGAGGACTGTTCCTTGGGTCAGTATTATTATTGTTATTAAACGATTTATATTTAAAATATGAGTTTCATAATTACCTAACTGGAAAATTATCTGATTTTGTTGGTCTCTTTGCTTTTCCTTATTTTTTTAGTTGCTTCTTACCAAAAAGAACAAAATCTATTTACGTATTAACTGGACTCTTTTTTGTCTTTTGGAAATCAGAATTTTCGCAACCTTTTTTTGATTTTGCGCATTCCTATAATATTGGAATTAACAGAACCGTAGATTATTCCGATTTAATAGCCCTGCTCATCTTACCTATCTCTTATATCTATTGGAAACAAGAAACTTCTTTTTCCATATTTTCAAAACCAATTATAAAACCATTAATAATTGTGATAAGCTGTTTTGCCTTTATAGCAACCTCAATACCTCATCATTTTGAAAACATAGCTATCAAATCTAATATATCAACTCAAGTAAAAGTAGACTTTCAAACTGTAAATAAAAAGCTACATATATATGGAAACAGCATAAATGAAATAAACAATTACTCAATTAAGCTACCTAAAAAGAATGCCACCATTCATATGACAATAAAGGTCACTAAAATAGATAAAGAAATAACTAAAATTACTTTAGATAGCATTCATAGTTTTATTGTAGAAGGTAATGGTTTTTTATTTAGCAACGGTATTAATGAAGATCATGTTAAATACATTAGAAGTCTCAGTAAAAAAGAAATTGAGCAATTATTCTTAAAACAACTAACCCAAAGATTAAAAAGTAAATAAGAATCATATTTTTAATTAAATTTACCACTAAAAATTGCTTAACATGGAACTAACCATCATTAATCGAAACTATATTTACAGGCACAAGTACTTTGTTTTTGTCAAGCTCATAGCTCTTATATATATATTTCTTTTACTGAAATACACGTCCTCTGGTCCTGACCATTTTTTAAGAGCATATGAACATGAAATTCAATTTGCTTCTGCGTTATTTATATTTTTGACAATACTTATTTCTTTTCTAAATAGCCTTTTACATTCTAAATATGGTCAAGTAATTATTGAACGTGAATCAATAACCATTGTAAAAAATGGATGGGAGAAAAAAATTGACATGACCGAAATAAAATCCATCAGTGTCCTAAAGTCAAGTGGAAAAGAGTTCATTTTGAAATTAGACAAACTTCAGATAGAAATAGAAATCAACGAAACAGCATTTGAAGCATTGAAAAAATTAGAGACTATAGTTCCTATAAAATTTGATAAACCAACGATAGCAGATAGAATTAAAAGTAGAGTTCAAATACTTTCAAAAAACAAAGATTTTATGGAGGAACCTTATCGAAAATAAATGTGTAATCTAAAAAAGCTATGACTAATGAAAAAATAAAATATGGATTAAAAAATAAAAAACTTGCATTAAGTTTTTGGGAAAAGTTTTCTCATTATGAAATTGTATTTGCTCTTTTTATAATGCCTTTGATTACCGTTTTTATGTATTTAAAAGACTTCTTTTCCAATACTCTGGAACCTGTTAAGCCTGGAATTATTTGGATATCTATAACTTTCTCTGTTATTGGAGTTTTATTCATTTTTATACAAAAAAACAGACTAAAATTAAAACAAGTAACTACAAGTTTAGATAAATCAGAATTAGAAAAAATTATTGAAAATGTTGCAAAAGACTTAGAATGGCATTTATACTTTTCAAATTCAAAGGCAATTGTTGCTAAAACACATCCTAATTTTTTATCAGGAAGCTGGGGAGAGCAAATTACCATACTATTTAGCCATAATAAAGTATATGTAAATAGCATATGTGACCCTAATAAACACAGCTCTGTTGTCTCATTCGGTCGAAATAGACGGAATGAAGTAACACTTATTAGAACTATTAAAAAAACAGAAAGGTTATCCTCTATTTAATTAGCTTTACAGTAAAAAATAAAAACACTATGAAAAAAACATTTAAAATCGCACTACTTGCATTCCTTTTCTTTGGATTCTCTGATAATATAACAGCGCAAGATTTTATTACTAATTTGTCTAAAAAACTATGTAAGTGCATTGAAAAGAATGAGGTAAAAAACATGGATGAAGTTGCTCCTTGTTTTGAAGACTTAATCGTTGACAATTTAAAAGAGATAAAAAAGTATTATAATGTCAAATCAATAAA
The sequence above is a segment of the Tenacibaculum sp. 190130A14a genome. Coding sequences within it:
- a CDS encoding GNAT family N-acetyltransferase; the encoded protein is MMKFRNATKNDLEHIVAMIADDELGKKRENYQLPLPKAYISAFEQIISDKNQELIVVENEQNEIIGTLQLSFLQYLTYQGGIRAQIEAVRIRKDQRGKGIGKKMFLWAIERAKEKGAHLIQLTSDKQRPKAIQFYETLGFKASHEGMKLHFE
- a CDS encoding LytTR family DNA-binding domain-containing protein codes for the protein MNKLNPSIKHHVWVGLFSSLWIFIFTYAIKPFDSGKAGLEAWWLFLSVGFSLITFISYFITILVQDNIYVQIEKWNVGLEISILLLFFLLNHVLSYSYYKSPFLKGIWNFSEFSYAFLKSLFLFAPVVLFARWFILRFIPQKATITTTPKDPILTIKGEYKLDLLKIRQSELICISKSQNYIEVFFVEQETSKSKLIRSSLKKIQQKHPFLIQVHRSHLVNPAHFKSWKNTQTLSLTHIEIPVSKNYKNNTAVFRT
- a CDS encoding NAD(P)/FAD-dependent oxidoreductase, whose protein sequence is MIQSYKKKPTLQENYDTIIIGSGMGGLATAAILAKEGQKVLVLERHYTAGGFTHIFKRKGYEWDVGIHYIGEVQREKSLLKKLFDYVTDSQLKWQDMGQVYDKIVIGDKHYDFVKGVKNFKKQMIAYFPEEEQAIHSYVDTVFNAVRASKNYYISKTLSPFVNSLVGGYLRKPFHKYSDKTTYQVLREMTDNEELIKVLTGQYGDYGLPPKQSSFSMHASVARHYFDGGSFPIGGSSQIAKTIDPVIEKAGGTILVSAEVDQVLIEKGKATGVQMKDGKQILAKNIISNAGLITTYNKLLPQQTVEKYQLKKQLQKVKPSVAHVSLYIGLEGTPEELQIPTTNYWVYPEKGDHDSCVQNYLDDLSQPFPVVYMSFPCAKDPDWSNRYPGKSSIDIITLVPYETFEQWKDSSWKKRGEEYEDIKETIAQRLLQELYKQLPHLEGKISYYELSTPLTTEHFVNYEKGEIYGLDHSPSRFRQGFLKPKTPIKNFYLTGQDIVTAGVGGALFSGILSATAVTGKNMLKKVL